In a single window of the Raphanus sativus cultivar WK10039 chromosome 9, ASM80110v3, whole genome shotgun sequence genome:
- the LOC108835403 gene encoding probable CCR4-associated factor 1 homolog 6, producing the protein MSLFLKDDSIQIREVWSDNLQEEMDLIRGVVDDFPYVAMDTEFPGIVVRPVGTFKSNADYHYETLKLNVNILNIIQLGLTFSNEQGDLPTCDNDNKYCIWQFNFREFDLDSDIFAVDSIDLLKQSGIDFAKNTREGIESRRFAELLMSSGIVLNENVHWVTFHSGYDFGYLLKLLTCQNLPDSQTSFFELINVYFPMVYDIKHLMKFCNSLHGGLNKLAELLEVERVGICHQAGSDSLLTSCTFRKLKENFFVGPLQKYAGVLYGLGVENGQVAL; encoded by the coding sequence ATGTCTCTGTTTCTAAAAGACGATTCGATCCAAATCCGGGAAGTGTGGAGCGATAACCTGCAGGAGGAGATGGATCTGATCCGAGGAGTCGTCGACGATTTCCCTTACGTGGCCATGGACACGGAGTTCCCCGGAATCGTCGTCCGCCCCGTCGGTACCTTCAAATCGAACGCCGATTACCACTACGAGACCCTCAAGCTCAACGTCAACATCCTCAACATCATCCAGCTCGGCCTCACCTTCTCCAACGAGCAAGGCGACCTCCCCACCTGCGACAACGACAACAAGTACTGCATCTGGCAGTTCAACTTCCGCGAGTTCGACCTCGACTCCGACATCTTCGCCGTCGACTCCATCGACCTCCTCAAGCAATCCGGCATCGACTTCGCCAAGAACACCCGGGAAGGCATCGAGTCGAGGCGATTCGCTGAGCTGCTCATGTCCTCGGGGATCGTGCTCAACGAGAACGTGCACTGGGTCACCTTCCACAGCGGTTACGACTTCGGGTACCTGCTCAAGCTCCTCACGTGCCAGAACCTTCCCGATTCTCAGACCAGCTTCTTCGAGCTCATCAACGTTTATTTCCCGATGGTGTACGATATAAAGCACCTGATGAAGTTCTGCAACAGCCTTCACGGGGGGCTGAACAAGCTGGCGGAGTTGCTGGAGGTGGAGAGAGTTGGGATCTGTCACCAGGCGGGGTCCGATAGTTTGCTCACCTCTTGTACTTTCAGAAAGCTTAAGGAGAATTTCTTCGTTGGTCCCTTGCAGAAATATGCTGGTGTTTTGTATGGCTTAGGTGTTGAAAATGGTCAGGTTGCTCTCTAA
- the LOC108836881 gene encoding uncharacterized protein LOC108836881, translating to MDAVHKLQRKINDHERKRMHYERKISRLEDDLFERDQEIIRAKFTILQALPELNTPENGPLVDIVRVPGYLDPKMFEAACLKACLNNPCDDREGETMRKDRALLEAETLCNEWRSKTSNGLWELYIEGPEQGEEDDWVQVEVQDLLDLKEKYGEELYRAIKIAWTESTERRRTGVQLKPWDYEAGREKTLTELLVPLGEQIQFLVMKTSKEGK from the exons ATGGATGCTGTCCATAAACTGCAGAGGAAGATCAATGATCACGAAAGGAAAAGAATGCATTACGAACGCAAGATTAGTCGTCTTGAGGATGATCTTTTTGAGAGGGATCAAGAGATCATACGTGCAAAGTTCACAATATTGCAG gCTCTGCCAGAACTAAATACTCCAGAAAATGGTCCATTGGTTGACATAGTAAGAGTCCCGGGCTACCTAGACCCAAAGATGTTCGAAGCAGCGTGTCTCAAAGCGTGCCTCAATAACCCATGTGATGATCGTGAGGGGGAAACAATGAGGAAGGATAGAGCATTGCTTGAGGCTGAAACTCTGTGCAACGAGTGgagaagcaaaaccagtaatGGACTTTGGGAGCTTTACATTGAAGGTCCGgaacaaggagaagaagatgactGGGTACAAGTGGAGGTGCAGGATCTGCTGGACCTCAAAGAGAAATATGGCGAGGAGCTTTACAGAGCTATTAAGATAGCATGGACAGAGTCAACAGAACGTAGAAGAACAGGGGTGCAGTTGAAGCCATGGGACTATGAAGCTGGAAGGGAGAAAACGTTGACAGAGCTACTTGTTCCACTTGGAGAGCAGATCCAGTTCCTCGTTATGAAAACCAGTAAAGAAGGGAAAtag
- the LOC108835530 gene encoding nucleolar GTP-binding protein 1-like: protein MSVIKVFPILSLLSRVGSTIVVLKRAFLFNLCFTKKGLKGLLQEVRGQQDEEGSPTPTCYTDASWNATTKKSGSAWIISYSPEASLREGSAIVDNVSSPLMAEALALRSGLIAAAELNITELRVCSDCQKLIRAIKNKHQIKEIFGIVTDIMQIASVFISISFVFVPRSENRRADSLAKRALSISHPPPPFWSPTLRQCRNLQTAVSPVVTSSYLPTSYITQKQIQTPTSPEKQGAPVQESLGAFQKLPMPDSILGLTQALLILQSEKGIEVLGKVDALRKKVLSVGKEHASLCAKALSKREAEDRLSEGVEKLELVFQQQGRAVDDLLSIAKVLRAMPVVDLEMPTLCLVGAPNVGKSSLVRILSTGKPEICNYPFTTRAILMGHVIFNYQRFQTPLRRCDEDRNNLEKLTLAVLTHLPTAVLYVHDLTGECGTSPSDQFGIYKEIKERFKDYLWIDVVSKCDLLRGSPVIYAKEDRSSDEAEIIKYRETGPDGSIHVSVKTEQGLSELKSRVKEVLSNEMEKIISEVRVDPSVASS, encoded by the exons ATGTCGGTTAT AAAAGTTTTCCCCATtttgtctcttctctctcgAGTCGGTTCCACCATTGTTGTGCTCAAGAGAGCTTTTCTGTTCAACCTTTGTTTCACTAAAAAAGGACTAAAAGGTCTACTTCAGGAAGTCAGAGGACAGCAGGATGAAGAAGGGTCTCCTACCCCGACATGCTATACAGACGCCTCCTGGAACGCAACTACAAAGAAATCAGGAAGCGCTTGGATTATCTCGTACTCGCCAGAAGCGAGTCTTCGTGAGGGATCCGCAATCGTCGACAACGTCTCTTCTCCTCTGATGGCTGAAGCGCTGGCGCTTCGATCGGGTCTCATAGCAGCGGCAGAACTCAACATCACGGAACTCAGAGTCTGCTCCGACTGTCAAAAGCTCATTAGAGCGATCAAAAATAAACACCAGATCAAGGAGATCTTCGGTATCGTCACTGATATCATGCAAATCGCCTCTGTGTTTATCTCTATCTCTTTCGTTTTTGTTCCTCGATCGGAAAACCGTAGAGCTGATTCATTGGCGAAACGGGCTTTGTCGATTTCGCAT cctcctcctcctttctGGTCTCCAACCTTGCGTCAATGTCGGAATCTTCAGACTGCTGTTTCTCCAGTAGTCACTTCAAGCTACTTGCCCACTTCCTACATCACTCAAAAGCAAATTCAAACACCTACCTCCCCG GAAAAACAAGGGGCACCAGTGCAGGAAAGTTTAGGTGCTTTTCAGAAACTCCCCATG CCTGACTCCATTTTGGGTCTCACTCAGGCATTGCTAATATTGCAAAGCGAGAAAGGAATAGAG GTGTTAGGTAAAGTTGATGCTCTGAGGAAGAAAGTGTTATCTGTTGGAAAGGAACATGCTTCTCTCTGTGCTAAG GCATTGTCAAAGCGAGAGGCAGAGGACCGGTTGAGCGAAGGTGTGGAGAAGCTTGAACTGGTTTTCCAGCAACAAGGAAGAGCTGTTGATGATTTGTTAAGCATAGCAAAG GTATTGAGAGCGATGCCAGTTGTTGATTTGGAAATGCCAACTCTTTGCCTTGTTGGAGCACCAAACGTTGGCAAGTCATCTTTGGTGCGCATTCTTTCAACAGGGAAGCCTGAG ATTTGCAATTATCCTTTCACCACCAGAGCAATTCTGATGGGTCACGTCATTTTCAACTACCAACGATTTCAG ACACCCCTCAGGAGATGTGATG AGGATAGGAATAACCTAGAGAAGCTAACTCTTGCTGTACTCACTCATCTTCCAACCGCCGTTCTATATGTTCATGATCTAACTGGAGAATGTGGGACTTCTCCTTCTGATCAG TTTGGgatttataaagaaataaaagaaaggtTTAAAGATTACCTGTGGATTGATGTTGTGTCCAAATGCGATCTGCTGAGAGGCTCTCCGGTGATCTATGCCAAGGAGGATAGAAGCAGCGATGAAGCGGAAATAATCAAGTACAGGGAAACAGGACCTGATGGATCAATTCATGTCTCAGTGAAAACAGAACAAGGTCTCAGTGAG CTAAAGAGCAGAGTGAAGGAAGTACTAAGTAATGAGATGGAGAAGATCATAAGTGAAGTGAGAGTTGATCCAAGTGTTGCTAGTTCTTAA